A region from the Pochonia chlamydosporia 170 chromosome Unknown PCv3seq00013, whole genome shotgun sequence genome encodes:
- a CDS encoding kinesin family protein (similar to Neosartorya fischeri NRRL 181 XP_001259365.1), whose amino-acid sequence MATSPPASPLHQRERPLSAIVKPGPRSASRLSMSSKAGVGSRASDDESRTAVKVAVRVRPPLKPDDPGYDLIPQRFQRSMVQTTSNTSLAIDSPQGRKIFVFDRVFSPEVMQDGIWEYLADSISAFTQGYNVSLLAYGQSGAGKSYTMGTSNPGEHEDESMIGVIPRAATALFEKLDLSNGGGSGSASNRQSISSLRTPRSYNHHNLLGDRNWSLKATYVEIYNEQLRDLLVPESTPANERTNIAIREDTKGNILLTGLRQVDIASVEDLMNALNFGSSIRQTDATAINAKSSRSHAVFSLNLVQRKSKLQTATGAEKRLSMPLEALTGQDLGVTTDSKLHFVDLAGSERLKNTGAQGERAKEGISINAGLASLGKVISQLSSRQSGSHVSYRDSKLTRLLQDSLGGNAFTYMIACVTPAEFHLSETLNTVQYAQRARAIQSKPRIQQVDDGDSKALVERLRAEVSFLRDQIRSSQGGIDSPRRGHAAPNERSDRPNERESELQNQLLDAQENYSALSQRHARLISELAKAREHESQQADLNDDTSADDRLNRSNSFAQAVEQVVLEYEKTIQSLEQSLSSTRTTLSNTETSLLEKETKCAYVDTINSQLQARLQKLMDREASTENYLHDLEAKLDGHTSGEEKNATIILELRKEIARVRENEAACEDYISTLEERLAEADQDTELMQREIDRLESVVERQRSLGKLDALLYELDHVDGGMAVESEPLANGAIRGRRFTDHSRSQSHVSRKSQLDGPIPEEHDENADNYVDNGVDNGGDEENITHDQNQSIGHDLGADSRELPNGNSASNAKQSKYVADKLETVTQELVDLRVEHEATVQDYDQLQAKYEETVRTLSELRDAMDEARHPERSRARDSIVSESTTPQTRPDSFASDRKSVDLKDEPRSSMSRSLSSELSSAMESPATVDTSAADLSSEDDTATTKPAVSNEDLAHQAKNEHLTAEIERLRKLAEEKEAAEKTLTEKYAELESTHNDTLDIVEELKTEVSKARAVEATSPRTSTPVIRRKSSQNLMVIDRAHRSFASLRNIASENFEHLPEVMQSFELALNSAMHELHSRSERIQELEADITSVKKEMETKMTIISGLTRERSSLKASPMDMSMVANLRDQLERNEKQMSQMREAHDTREKELTSQMDELRQSIQNTATSSSIDENDRGEADDAKSTDKREQRITEMQAELSGWEEKHRLVLDATEKTEAGLRANIMKLEAQIASSEREFSESLAKAKTETEGLATVTEEKHQKLVDFLRTEIDEYKAIINSNTTKVAELEAEYAATKSKLEEVSRSHASAAAELEQHRQLVSSLETQVSTHVEAAKSHQDALDLAKDNHTKEITQLRSQEQQSYEQQAEVLMQEHTDAMHKLEDELSQARDRLARIAAQVAVDMDVDSNVDLLSERIDTLLAAQKTLVEEQQKAEEMKSHVAELTSINENVLGDIQAAKSSLMEMLSDSADSVPTSVAEQLTAVKTKLVDLEGRNKKNSRLVEELEEQLQNNFDEAQMTNNRLSTLQTERNAQLEEATTARTKLQGDLENIREEYAALQAKFHELSTTGEIKRSNSNSTIRKSTSHTSLPSPPPAIPLPPLPSVAARSGSPTNGVPNSPTTGRPLSKDNLNISQLTEDQEARIRTIEKHLYAERQLTQTLEEALTDLEKQSKKVKSDCDAWKKRSQELESELKDLKERQTEPQQDNRWSMQAVEEERKKRQAAELARKQLEERMNAINKGKKKKGSLNCF is encoded by the exons ATGGCCACCTCACCGCCGGCGTCGCCTCTACATCAACGGGAGCGACCTCTCAGTGCCATCGTGAAACCAGGCCCAAGGAGTGCCAGCAGATTGAGCATGAGCAGCAAGGCTGGCGttggcagcagagcctcTGATGATGAGAGCCGCACGGCTGTCAAAGTCG CTGTTCGAGTACGACCACCACTGAAGCCCGATGACCCAGGCTATGATTTGATCCCACAACGTTTCCAGCGCTCAATGGTCCAAACGACATCAAACACAAGCCTGGCCATCGACTCTCCGCAAGGTCGGAAAATATTCGTCTTTGATCGCGTTTTCAGCCCCGAGGTTATGCAGGATGGGATTTGGGAATACTTGGCCGACTCCATCAGCGCCTTCACCCAAGGCTACAATGTGTCGCTCCTGGCATATGGCCAGTCGGGTGCTGGAAAGTCATATACCATGGGCACGTCGAATCCAGGTGAACACGAAGATGAATCAATGATTG GTGTAATCCCCCGCGCAGCAACGGCTCTTTTCGAGAAGCTCGACTTATCCAACGGTGGAGGTAGCGGTTCTGCATCTAACAGGCAATCGATTTCAAGTCTTCGAACCCCTCGTTCCTACAACCACCATAATCTTCTTGGTGACCGCAACTGGTCTCTGAAGGCGACATACGTAGAAATATACAACGAGCAGCTTCGCGATTTGCTTGTGCCCGAATCAACGCCTGCCAACGAACGAACTAATATCGCTATCCGGGAAGATACTAAAGGCAACATTCTCCTCACTGGATTGCGACAGGTTGACATTGCTTCCGTCGAAGATCTCATGAACGCCCTCAATTTCGGCTCCAGCATCCGACAAACCGACGCCACAGCGATCAACGCCAAGTCATCCCGTTCACATGCCGTTTTCTCGCTGAACTTGGTGCAGCGCAAGAGCAAGCTCCAAACAGCAACCGGTGCCGAGAAGCGATTGTCCATGCCCCTGGAGGCATTGACTGGTCAAGACCTGGGAGTCACAACCGACAGCAAACTACACTTTGTCGACCTGGCAGGAAGTGAGCGGCTCAAAAATACAGGCGCCCAGGGAGAACGCGCCAAGGAGGGCATCTCCATCAATGCCGGGTTGGCCTCTCTCGGCAAAGTCATCAGCCAATTGTCCTCCCGCCAATCTGGCTCTCACGTGTCCTACCGCGACTCAAAACTGACCCGCCTTTTGCAAGACTCGCTCGGTGGCAATGCCTTCACGTACATGATCGCCTGTGTCACCCCTGCTGAATTTCACCTTAGCGAGACCCTGAACACCGTTCAATATGCGCAACGTGCCAGAGCGATACAGTCTAAGCCGCGGATCCAGCAAGTTGATGACGGAGACAGCAAAGCTTTGGTAGAGAGGCTTCGTGCTGAGGTTTCCTTCCTGCGGGATCAGATTCGGAGCTCGCAAGGCGGCATAGATAGCCCACGTCGCGGCCATGCTGCGCCGAATGAACGATCAGACAGACCAAACGAGCGGGAATCAGAACTCCAAAATCAACTGCTAGATGCGCAGGAGAACTACAGCGCATTGAGCCAGCGCCATGCCAGACTTATCTCTGAACTAGCGAAAGCTCGAGAGCATGAATCTCAGCAGGCAGATCTGAATGACGACACCTCTGCAGATGATCGACTCAACAGATCCAACTCGTTCGCGCAGGCTGTTGAACAGGTCGTCCTAGAATACGAAAAGACAATCCAAAGTTTGGAACAGTCTCTTTCTAGCACACGAACGACGCTCTCTAACACAGAGACATCTCTGCTCGAGAAAGAAACAAAGTGTGCCTACGTGGACACCATCAACTCGCAGTTGCAGGCGCGGCTTCAGAAACTCATGGACCGGGAGGCGAGCACCGAAAATTATCTTCACGACCTCGAGGCTAAGTTGGATGGCCATACTAGTGGCGAAGAAAAGAATGCCACCATTATTCTGGAACTTCGCAAAGAAATTGCGAGAGTCAGAGAGAACGAGGCCGCCTGTGAAGACTACATCTCCACGCTTGAGGAGAGGCTGGCGGAGGCCGACCAGGATACTGAACTGATGCAACGCGAGATCGATCGTCTAGAATCAGTGGTGGAGCGTCAGAGAAGTCTAGGGAAGTTGGATGCGCTTCTTTACGAGCTTGACCACGTAGATGGTGGGATGGCCGTGGAGTCTGAGCCTTTGGCGAACGGGGCCATTCGTGGTCGCCGCTTTACAGACCATTCTCGCAGCCAGTCGCACGTTAGCCGTAAGAGTCAGTTGGACGGCCCAATTCCCGAAGAGCATGACGAGAATGCCGACAACTACGTCGACAACGGCGTCGACAACGGTGGGGATGAAGAAAATATCACACACGACCAGAACCAATCAATAGGTCACGACCTTGGTGCCGACAGCAGAGAATTACCGAATGGGAACTCTGCCAGCAACGCGAAACAGAGCAAATACGTTGCTGACAAGCTGGAAACCGTTACGCAGGAGCTCGTCGACCTCCGTGTTGAGCATGAAGCCACCGTTCAGGACTATGATCAACTCCAGGCCAAGTACGAAGAGACTGTCAGGACGCTATCGGAATTGCGAGATGCCATGGATGAGGCGCGACATCCTGAGCGGTCAAGAGCTCGCGATTCTATAGTCTCAGAATCGACTACACCCCAAACTCGCCCAGATTCGTTTGCGTCAGACCGTAAATCAGTCGACTTGAAAGATGAACCCCGCTCGTCGATGTCACGATCTTTGTCGTCTGAGCTGTCTTCGGCGATGGAATCACCAGCTACCGTGGACACTTCAGCTGCTGACTTGAGCTCGGAGGATGATacagccaccaccaagccCGCAGTCTCAAACGAGGATCTGGCTCACCAAGCCAAGAATGAGCATTTAACTGCAGAAATCGAGAGATTGCGCAAGCTGGCAGAGGAAAAAGAGGCCGCTGAAAAGACTTTGACCGAGAAGTATGCCGAACTCGAATCTACGCACAATGACACACTGGATATTGTAGAGGAACTTAAGACCGAGGTGTCGAAGGCGCGTGCTGTGGAAGCAACCTCACCAAGGACTAGCACTCCGGTTATCCGTCGAAAATCCAGTCAAAATCTCATGGTCATAGACCGCGCCCATCGCTCCTTTGCTTCTCTCCGTAACATTGCCTCTGAAAATTTTGAGCATCTTCCTGAGGTCATGCAGAGCTTCGAACTCGCCTTGAATTCTGCCATGCACGAGCTCCACTCCCGAAGTGAGCGCATCCAAGAGTTGGAAGCTGATATAACGTCGGtcaagaaggagatggagactAAGATGACAATCATATCAGGATTGACGCGCGAAAGATCTAGCTTGAAGGCTAGCCCCATGGACATGTCCATGGTTGCCAACTTGCGCGATCAGCTTGAGAGAAATGAGAAGCAGATGTCTCAGATGCGCGAGGCACACGACACACGGGAAAAGGAGTTAACATCTCAAATGGACGAGTTGCGCCAGTCCATACAGAACACAGCTACCTCATCCTCAATTGACGAGAATGACCGAGGGGAAGCGGACGACGCCAAGTCCACCGATAAGAGGGAGCAACGGATCACGGAAATGCAAGCAGAGTTATCCGGCTGGGAGGAGAAACACAGACTGGTCCTCGACGCTACAGAGAAAACGGAAGCCGGTTTGCGTGCCAACATTATGAAGCTAGAAGCCCAAATCGCCTCGTCAGAGAGAGAATTCAGCGAGTCCCTAGCGAAAGCAAAGACCGAGACCGAGGGCTTGGCCACAGTCACAGAGGAAAAGCACCAGAAGCTGGTTGACTTCTTGCGCACCGAGATTGACGAGTACAAGGCAATTATCAACAGCAATACTACCAAAGTTGCTGAATTGGAGGCCGAGTATGCCGCAACGAAGTCCAAGCTGGAGGAAGTTAGCAGGTCCCATGCATCGGCTGCCGCGGAGCTGGAGCAGCATCGGCAACTGGTGTCATCACTCGAGACCCAGGTCTCGACTCACGTCGAAGCAGCTAAATCCCATCAGGATGCCCTCGATCTCGCCAAGGACAATCATACCAAGGAGATTACGCAACTTAGGTCACAAGAGCAACAGAGCTATGAACAACAGGCTGAGGTTCTTATGCAGGAGCATACCGATGCGATGCACAAGCTGGAAGACGAATTGTCTCAGGCTAGAGATCGACTTGCCAGGATTGCTGCTCAAGTCGCAGTCGACATGGATGTGGATTCTAACGTCGATCTGCTCTCGGAGAGAATTGACACACTTTTGGCAGCCCAGAAGACCCTCGTCGAGGAACAGCAAAAGGCCGAGGAAATGAAGAGCCATGTTGCTGAGCTCACTTCTATTAATGAAAATGTCCTGGGCGACATTCAGGCCGCCAAATCTTCTTTGATGGAGATGCTTTCGGACAGTGCCGATTCTGTTCCGACATCTGTTGCCGAGCAGCTGACGGCAGTCAAGACGAAGCTTGTGGACCTTGAGGGCCGCAATAAAAAGAATAGTCGCCTCGTTGAAGAACTTGAGGAGCAACTTCAGAATAACTTCGACGAGGCACAAATGACCAACAATCGTCTTAGCACCCTGCAAACTGAACGGAATGCGCAGCTTGAGGAAGCCACCACGGCCCGAACAAAACTTCAAGGCGACTTGGAAAACATTAGGGAGGAGTATGCAGCTCTGCAAGCCAAATTCCACGAGCTCTCCACCACTGGCGAAATCAAGCggtccaactccaactccaccatACGCAAAAGCACATCGCATACTTCCCTGCCATCGCCCCCGCCCGCCATTCCTCTGCCGCCATTGCCCAGCGTTGCTGCCAGGAGCGGTTCTCCGACCAACGGTGTGCCAAACTCTCCCACAACTGGACGTCCTCTGAGCAAAGACAACCTCAATATTTCACAGCTCACCGAAGACCAAGAAGCTCGTATCAGAACCATTGAGAAGCACCTGTATGCAGAGCGACAACTGACGCAGACGTTGGAAGAGGCGCTCACAGACCTCGAGAAGCAGTCCAAGAAGGTGAAGAGCGATTGCGATGCGTGGAAGAAGCGCTCGCAGGAGCTTGAATCCGAACTCAAGGATCTCAAGGAAAGACAGACCGAGCCACAACAAGACAACCGATGGAGTATGcaggctgtcgaggaggaACGAAAGAAGCGGCAGGCTGCAGAGTTGGCTAGAAAACAACTCGAAGAAAGGATGAATGCCATtaacaagggcaaaaagaagaagggcagcCTGAACTGCTTCTAG